One segment of Methanolinea mesophila DNA contains the following:
- a CDS encoding ABC transporter ATP-binding protein: MSSHPLIELAGVSKVYPLPSGDVVALDNLSLGIDEGEFVAIMGPSGSGKSTLLNQIGCLDVPTSGTLRIKGSDIGSLRDHELTDLRLNTLGYIFQKFNLIGLLTAYENVEYPYILKHRHPDESGIVAEMLRKVGIDEKLSAHRPNELSGGQQQRVAIARALINDPAILLCDEPTGNLDTRTGGQIMEMLAELNREGRTVIMVTHDPAIARYAGRSITIQDGRVA, encoded by the coding sequence ATGAGCTCGCACCCGCTGATTGAGCTTGCCGGGGTCAGCAAAGTCTACCCCCTGCCGTCGGGAGACGTGGTCGCACTCGACAACCTCTCCCTCGGGATAGACGAAGGGGAGTTCGTCGCCATCATGGGACCGTCAGGGTCGGGGAAATCAACCCTTCTCAACCAGATCGGCTGCCTCGACGTCCCTACCTCGGGGACCCTGCGAATAAAAGGGAGCGATATCGGTTCGCTGAGGGATCACGAACTTACCGACCTTCGGTTGAATACCCTCGGGTACATCTTCCAGAAGTTCAACCTCATCGGGCTCCTTACCGCCTACGAGAACGTGGAATATCCCTACATCCTCAAACACCGCCACCCGGACGAGAGCGGGATCGTGGCGGAGATGCTCCGGAAGGTCGGTATCGACGAAAAACTCTCGGCCCACAGGCCGAATGAACTCTCCGGAGGGCAGCAGCAGAGGGTTGCGATTGCGAGGGCCCTGATCAACGACCCTGCAATCCTTCTCTGCGACGAGCCGACCGGAAACCTTGACACACGGACCGGCGGACAGATCATGGAGATGCTCGCGGAACTGAACCGCGAGGGAAGGACGGTCATCATGGTGACACACGACCCGGCGATCGCCCGGTACGCGGGACGGTCCATCACTATTCAGGACGGGAGGGTGGCCTAA
- a CDS encoding ABC transporter permease translates to MAKDVIFQLSLRSIRLHFLRSVLAALGIVIGVVAISSMGMMGANMTLSVTEELSSMGNVLVVHADSGGGGGMIFRSGGGGGGVSGGDDDTTISDSEFEQINRAADKYGTVYYLYSGNDRISISSQDGRASIYGLDPDVMPEILPLAEGAYPKSTSSVVIGPTLAERYGLTLGSRLTIGDEDSGEETVRVVGILEERGMSMDLNSDNAIITTEKWYTGVYGGEGEYDQVNVLLDDINDADAAKTAITDQLNRRENVVSVQDSSRMLESITSTLGTLTSFVMAIAGISLIVAAVSIFNVMMMSVTERVREIGILRSIGTQKGEIRRMFIYESVILGLVGAGIGAIVSLGMGYLIVMAMVGTTEYFFFPQSLVYIPLAMGVGIFTCVISGVYPAWRASNLDPIEALRAE, encoded by the coding sequence ATGGCGAAAGACGTAATTTTCCAGCTCTCTCTCCGGAGCATCAGGCTTCATTTCCTGCGTTCCGTCCTCGCTGCACTCGGTATCGTGATCGGGGTGGTGGCCATCTCGTCGATGGGCATGATGGGGGCCAATATGACCCTCTCGGTTACCGAAGAACTCTCCTCCATGGGGAATGTTCTCGTGGTCCACGCGGATTCGGGTGGAGGCGGCGGGATGATCTTCCGGTCGGGCGGCGGCGGTGGCGGTGTTTCGGGCGGAGACGACGATACCACCATCTCGGATTCGGAGTTCGAGCAGATCAACAGGGCGGCAGATAAGTACGGAACGGTCTATTATCTCTATTCGGGAAATGACCGTATCTCGATAAGTTCCCAGGATGGAAGGGCGAGTATCTACGGGTTGGACCCGGATGTGATGCCGGAGATCCTGCCTCTCGCGGAGGGTGCCTACCCGAAAAGTACCAGTTCGGTGGTAATCGGCCCGACGCTCGCGGAGCGTTACGGACTCACCCTCGGCAGCCGTCTCACCATCGGTGATGAAGATTCCGGCGAGGAAACCGTTCGCGTGGTGGGGATTCTCGAGGAACGGGGAATGTCGATGGACCTCAATTCCGATAATGCGATCATCACCACCGAAAAATGGTATACCGGAGTCTATGGAGGAGAAGGTGAATACGACCAGGTCAATGTCCTCCTCGACGACATCAATGACGCGGATGCCGCAAAGACCGCGATTACCGACCAGTTGAACCGCAGGGAAAACGTGGTGAGCGTCCAGGACAGCAGCCGGATGCTCGAGAGCATCACCTCAACGCTGGGGACCCTCACCAGTTTCGTGATGGCGATCGCCGGGATCTCCCTGATCGTTGCCGCGGTCTCCATCTTCAACGTCATGATGATGTCGGTCACCGAACGGGTCCGGGAGATAGGGATCCTCCGGAGTATCGGGACCCAGAAGGGAGAGATCCGCAGGATGTTCATCTATGAATCGGTAATACTCGGCCTCGTAGGGGCAGGGATTGGTGCAATCGTCAGTCTCGGGATGGGGTACCTCATCGTGATGGCGATGGTGGGGACGACGGAGTATTTCTTTTTCCCCCAGAGCCTGGTCTATATTCCCCTTGCGATGGGAGTCGGGATCTTCACCTGCGTAATCTCGGGGGTGTACCCGGCCTGGAGAGCTTCAAACCTCGATCCCATCGAGGCATTGCGGGCTGAATAA
- a CDS encoding ammonium transporter, whose translation MADGSTIAWLLCATALVMLMTPGVGFFYGGLVRKKNFISMVALSFIAFALVCIQWIFIGYTLAFGGDAGGFVGNLEYFGLNNVPFESSAAYPPMLFMMYQLTFAAVTLAIVTSGMAERIKLSAFLIFALIWVTLVYSPVAHWVWGGGWAQSLGFVDFAGGAVVHISAGFAALALAIVIGKRAGFGEYSLDPHNIPMTLLGAGLLWFGWFGFNGGSALAANGLAVNAIVVTNISAASGALAWLCISWMRGMPSSLGMVSGAVAGLGAITPAAGYVTPMAAIVIGAVAGLLCYRAMLWRIQKKMDESLDAWAVHGVGGLWGTIAVGIFAMSAVNGVSGLVEGNVTQLGIQIFGAVVVMVFAFGVTYLVAWIINRFIGLRVSETEEYVGLDLSQHGERAY comes from the coding sequence ATGGCAGACGGATCGACGATCGCCTGGCTCCTCTGCGCCACGGCGCTGGTCATGCTGATGACCCCCGGTGTGGGGTTCTTTTACGGAGGACTTGTCAGGAAGAAGAACTTCATCTCGATGGTCGCACTGTCCTTCATCGCCTTCGCCCTGGTATGCATCCAGTGGATCTTCATCGGGTACACCCTTGCATTCGGGGGGGATGCGGGAGGGTTCGTGGGTAACCTCGAGTATTTCGGGCTCAACAACGTCCCCTTCGAGTCGAGTGCGGCCTATCCCCCCATGCTGTTCATGATGTACCAGCTCACTTTCGCCGCGGTAACCCTCGCAATCGTCACCTCGGGCATGGCTGAACGCATAAAGCTCAGTGCATTCCTTATCTTTGCACTTATCTGGGTAACCCTCGTGTATTCCCCGGTGGCGCACTGGGTGTGGGGAGGCGGATGGGCGCAATCGCTGGGATTTGTCGACTTTGCGGGTGGAGCGGTAGTCCATATATCTGCAGGATTTGCTGCCCTGGCGCTTGCGATAGTGATCGGCAAACGAGCCGGGTTCGGGGAGTACTCTCTCGATCCCCATAACATCCCGATGACGCTCCTTGGGGCCGGACTGCTCTGGTTCGGGTGGTTCGGGTTCAACGGCGGCAGTGCACTCGCCGCGAACGGTCTTGCGGTAAATGCCATCGTGGTCACCAACATCTCTGCGGCTTCCGGGGCACTTGCCTGGCTGTGTATCTCCTGGATGCGCGGGATGCCGAGTTCGCTCGGCATGGTAAGCGGTGCGGTAGCCGGGCTCGGGGCTATAACTCCCGCGGCGGGATACGTCACCCCCATGGCGGCTATCGTGATAGGTGCGGTGGCGGGTCTCCTTTGTTACCGTGCGATGCTCTGGAGAATTCAGAAAAAGATGGACGAGAGCCTGGATGCATGGGCGGTCCACGGGGTCGGGGGTCTCTGGGGCACAATTGCCGTGGGGATCTTTGCGATGAGCGCGGTCAACGGGGTCTCGGGTCTTGTCGAGGGCAACGTGACCCAGCTAGGGATCCAGATCTTCGGCGCGGTCGTGGTAATGGTGTTCGCCTTCGGAGTCACCTACCTCGTCGCCTGGATCATCAACCGGTTCATCGGGCTCCGGGTATCGGAGACCGAGGAGTATGTGGGGCTCGACCTCTCGCAGCATGGTGAGCGGGCGTATTAG
- a CDS encoding MBL fold metallo-hydrolase, with amino-acid sequence MKIRVLGTRGEIGEESPGHRLHSGVLVDNTLLLDLGEREYLDLSPTAILVTHLHPDHAFFVRDKSAVGVPIIAPEAYDTMNIRVPEEEFRLGEYIVRAIPTHHSKLVRSLAYRVEKDGQVFLYTGDLIWIDTMYHHLLGDLDLVITDGSYLRKGGMVRRDEKTGQIFGHNGIPELITLFSGFTRHILLVHFGSWFFEDVEGSAEKLRKAGEHMGVEVLVGYDGMEIDLADIPRSTIYSREHLL; translated from the coding sequence GTGAAGATCAGGGTCCTCGGGACCCGGGGCGAGATCGGGGAGGAATCGCCCGGTCATCGCCTGCATTCCGGTGTTCTGGTGGACAATACGCTCCTTCTCGACCTGGGAGAGAGAGAATACCTTGACCTCTCTCCCACCGCGATCCTCGTTACCCACCTTCACCCCGACCATGCATTCTTCGTGCGGGATAAGAGTGCGGTGGGAGTGCCGATTATTGCTCCCGAAGCCTATGACACCATGAATATCCGGGTGCCGGAGGAAGAATTCCGGTTGGGAGAGTACATCGTCCGGGCGATTCCCACTCATCACAGTAAACTGGTCCGGTCTCTTGCCTACCGGGTGGAAAAGGACGGGCAGGTATTCCTTTATACAGGTGACCTGATCTGGATCGATACGATGTATCATCATCTCCTCGGCGACCTTGACCTGGTTATCACCGACGGAAGTTATCTCAGGAAGGGAGGGATGGTCAGGAGAGACGAAAAAACCGGGCAGATTTTCGGTCATAACGGGATCCCGGAGCTGATCACACTATTCTCCGGTTTTACCCGGCACATACTGCTGGTTCATTTCGGCAGCTGGTTCTTTGAGGATGTCGAGGGATCGGCAGAAAAACTGCGCAAGGCGGGTGAACATATGGGGGTGGAGGTGCTTGTCGGATACGACGGGATGGAGATAGACCTCGCCGATATCCCCCGTTCAACGATTTATTCGCGAGAGCATCTCCTTTAA
- a CDS encoding uracil-DNA glycosylase yields MHDDEWDSLNSQIMTCTRCRLSESRTNAVPGEGPVPCPIMMIGEAPGEKEDQQGRPFVGRAGTVLNRFLEETGLPRDEVFITSIVKCRPPKNRDPKEDEIHSCSGHLDRQIAHIKPRVIVPMGRFAAGVIFSRFGIGGGKISEVHGKLFRGAFDGDEVMIFPVYHPAVVTHNPPLRSELAGDFARLKEMLSRINR; encoded by the coding sequence ATGCACGACGACGAATGGGACTCACTCAACAGCCAGATCATGACCTGCACCCGGTGCAGGCTCTCCGAATCACGGACGAATGCGGTGCCCGGCGAAGGGCCGGTTCCCTGCCCGATCATGATGATCGGCGAGGCGCCCGGAGAGAAGGAGGATCAGCAGGGAAGGCCCTTCGTGGGGCGGGCCGGGACGGTCCTGAACAGGTTTTTGGAGGAAACGGGGCTTCCGCGCGACGAAGTCTTCATTACAAGCATCGTCAAGTGTCGCCCTCCGAAGAACCGGGACCCGAAAGAAGACGAGATACATAGCTGCTCGGGACATCTCGACCGCCAGATCGCCCATATAAAACCCCGGGTGATCGTCCCTATGGGGAGATTCGCCGCCGGAGTAATATTCTCCCGGTTCGGGATCGGGGGCGGGAAGATCAGCGAGGTACATGGGAAACTGTTCAGGGGAGCGTTTGACGGGGACGAGGTGATGATCTTCCCTGTCTACCACCCGGCGGTGGTGACCCATAACCCGCCGCTCCGTTCCGAACTCGCCGGGGATTTCGCACGCTTAAAGGAGATGCTCTCGCGAATAAATCGTTGA